The following proteins are encoded in a genomic region of Mycobacterium kiyosense:
- a CDS encoding putative enoyl-CoA hydratase/isomerase: MQAVVLTGAGRGFCAGLDVRDFGPGIPAADDPVIDRLRFQESMAALPQAIRDLPQPVIAAVNGPCVGAGLALCLAADIRICSTAASFANAAILLGLSGAEMGMSYHLPRIVGTSVAADWMLTGRPVTAQEADRRGLVSQLVEPDELLDCAIESAGRIADLTPLGVQLTKRALQVNTDAAGLGPAIELENRNQVLTHATDEAAALRRKWAQR; this comes from the coding sequence GTGCAGGCGGTTGTTCTCACCGGCGCCGGGCGTGGGTTCTGCGCCGGTCTGGACGTTCGCGACTTCGGACCCGGTATCCCGGCGGCCGACGATCCCGTGATCGACCGGCTGAGGTTTCAGGAATCCATGGCCGCGTTACCGCAGGCGATCCGCGATTTGCCGCAGCCGGTGATCGCCGCGGTCAACGGGCCGTGTGTCGGTGCCGGGCTCGCGTTGTGTCTGGCGGCGGATATCCGGATCTGTTCGACGGCAGCGTCATTCGCCAATGCGGCGATCCTGCTGGGATTGTCGGGTGCCGAGATGGGCATGAGCTATCACCTGCCGCGCATTGTCGGCACCAGCGTCGCCGCGGACTGGATGCTCACCGGGCGGCCGGTGACCGCGCAGGAGGCCGACCGGCGCGGGTTGGTGAGCCAACTGGTGGAACCCGATGAGTTGCTGGACTGCGCGATCGAGTCGGCGGGGCGTATCGCCGACCTGACACCGCTCGGGGTGCAGCTGACCAAGCGTGCGCTGCAGGTCAATACCGACGCTGCCGGCCTGGGCCCGGCCATCGAATTGGAGAACCGCAATCAGGTGCTTACGCACGCCACCGACGAGGCTGCCGCGCTTCGTCGCAAGTGGGCGCAGCGTTAA